The following is a genomic window from Lysinibacillus sp. G4S2.
AAAAGCGGAAGGCATGGATGTGGCAGTTGTTTCAATGCCATCTATGGATCGCTTCGAAAAACAAGACGCAGCTTACAAAGAATCTGTTCTTCCAAAAGCTGTAACAAAACGTCTTGCAATTGAAATGGGCGCGTCATTCGGCTGGCATAAATACACTGGTTTTCAAGGGGACGTTCTTGCAATTGACAAGTTCGGCGCTTCTGCACCAGGTGAATTAGTAATGGAAAAATACGGATTCACAGTAGAAAATGTTGTAGCGAAAGTAAAAGCTCTATAATTAATAAAATGCCGCAATACTCAGTGGGAATTAAATCTCCACTGAGTGCTGCGGTATTTTTTCACGTTTAGAAGACTTCATTAAAGAAATCCAAATTGCTGCACAATGAATGAGGAGTATAGCAACAAAATAGTAAAAGTCCTTGGAACTTCCTCCAATGTTTAGCTCTTCAACAATAATCCCACTAAACCAAAGAAGCTGACCAGTGACAATGACTGATAGGCTTGCAAAAAGTAAACAAAACCAAATAGATACTTTTTTTATAATCACAATAATAAGTAGTAAAACAGCGAAAAGTAGAGTAGCTTCAAAAATCGGATCAAGAAGTGAAAACGTATTTTCATTTACGAAATGCTTATAAGTAAATCGAGTATCCACACAACCCCTCCTTAAAAATAATAACGTTTTTGGTAATAAAAGGTTACGTGGATTAAAAAACTTATATAGTATTAATTTCCATTTGATATACTATAGTAATGAGTATTTATAGAGTAGACAAGGGGTATTTAAGATGAAGCTACAAACTATACTTGCACAAGTAAAGAAAACTTTCTCAGAATTAGATTGTACAGGTGGCGGAGTTATTATTAATAAACATGGTCAAACCGTACTAGAAGAATATTTTGGTGTACAAGGACAACAAAAAGGAGAAAAAAAGGTTGGACCACATACTCTTTTTCATCTTGCTTCTGTTCGTAAGAGTTATGTTGGTTTTGCTGTAGCATATGCGATTTATCATAACTGTATTGCCTCGATAGATGATAAACTAAGTGATTATTTGGGGAATGAAGAAATTTTTGGGGACGTTTCAATTAGACATTTACTAACACATACACACGGTTTACGTTGGCAAAATGAAAAAATAATTAGAGAATTTAAAGCAGGCTGTAATTGGGCATATCGAGATATCAATATAGATTTACTTGCCAAAGTTATAATAAAAGTAACTGGAAAAACTATTGCAGAAATTGTAGATGAGCAAATATTTCAGATATTGTCTTTTACTGAAACAAATTGGTTCAGTGAAAAAACCGAACAGCATATAGAAGTAATACATAATGATAGTCCGTTTTGGTATGAAAGTGATGTATGTGATGGCAGCAAAATGAATATGTATTGCTCATTAAGAGAGCTAGCTAAGTGGGGGCAAGTGCATCTTGATAAAGGGAAAATACATGGGAAACAAATGATACCTGAAGAAATCATACAGTTATTAACGACAATTCAATCCCCGGATTCTAAACCAAAAAACTTGCCAACTAACGGCTTTTTCTGGTTTATTCAGCCTCAACAGAGAGAAGGGATTACAGAAATAAGTCCATTATTACCAAGAGGGAGTTTTCAACTACTTGGTTATACAAGTGTTGCATTATTGGTAATTCCGGAAGAAAATATTGTAGCAGTTCGAGGGTTTAATAGCTTTGGTTCACCAGAAGGGTTTGATTACATCAAAGATATTCACGATTTTGGTTCAACAGTATATCAATACTTTAACAATTAAAGGAGAGCTAGTTATGAAAAAATATAGCGTTGTTTTATTTGATTTAGACGGAACATTATCTGATCCGAAAATAGGGATAACGAAATCGGTTCAATACG
Proteins encoded in this region:
- a CDS encoding serine hydrolase domain-containing protein; the encoded protein is MKLQTILAQVKKTFSELDCTGGGVIINKHGQTVLEEYFGVQGQQKGEKKVGPHTLFHLASVRKSYVGFAVAYAIYHNCIASIDDKLSDYLGNEEIFGDVSIRHLLTHTHGLRWQNEKIIREFKAGCNWAYRDINIDLLAKVIIKVTGKTIAEIVDEQIFQILSFTETNWFSEKTEQHIEVIHNDSPFWYESDVCDGSKMNMYCSLRELAKWGQVHLDKGKIHGKQMIPEEIIQLLTTIQSPDSKPKNLPTNGFFWFIQPQQREGITEISPLLPRGSFQLLGYTSVALLVIPEENIVAVRGFNSFGSPEGFDYIKDIHDFGSTVYQYFNN